In Geoalkalibacter sp., the following are encoded in one genomic region:
- the fliG gene encoding flagellar motor switch protein FliG has product MQYSKLSGVEKAAILLLCLGEEASAAIFAELDDLEVRMISRCMMSIDHVPADIAREVLNECRQIQNKSIGLFVNGNDFVRRAIAGSGDEDRAEHLLEQVASGTEGRPLETISMMQPRMVASLLESEHPQTIALILSTQKSDHASRIVSYLPEELQADVMYRVAKIDRVAPEVIAQIEDALQREIGVVVSKEQKQVGGIDKVVEILGRLDKGGDRAILASLEATDPEMAESIRKKMFTFDDLVKLDNRSLQMVLREINNDTLTLALKSASEDIKAKIFSNISQRAAEMIQEDLEAMGPVRVSEVEAMQQMILQVALKLEEEGQLVIPGRGGEDALV; this is encoded by the coding sequence ATGCAATATTCCAAACTCTCCGGTGTTGAAAAGGCGGCGATCCTGCTGCTGTGTCTGGGCGAGGAGGCCTCGGCGGCGATTTTCGCCGAGCTCGATGATCTGGAGGTGCGCATGATCAGCCGCTGCATGATGTCGATCGATCATGTGCCCGCCGACATCGCCCGCGAGGTGCTCAACGAGTGCCGCCAGATCCAGAACAAGAGCATCGGCCTGTTCGTCAACGGCAACGATTTCGTGCGCCGCGCCATCGCCGGCAGCGGCGACGAGGATCGCGCCGAGCACCTGCTCGAACAGGTGGCGAGCGGCACCGAGGGTCGGCCCCTGGAGACCATCTCCATGATGCAGCCGCGCATGGTGGCGAGCCTGCTGGAAAGCGAGCATCCCCAGACCATCGCGCTGATTCTCTCCACCCAGAAATCCGATCATGCGAGCCGCATCGTCTCTTATCTGCCCGAGGAATTGCAGGCCGACGTCATGTACCGCGTGGCCAAGATCGACCGCGTGGCGCCCGAGGTCATCGCCCAGATCGAGGACGCCCTGCAGCGCGAGATCGGCGTGGTGGTGAGCAAGGAGCAGAAGCAGGTGGGCGGCATCGACAAGGTGGTGGAAATTCTCGGGCGGCTCGACAAGGGCGGCGACCGCGCGATTCTCGCCTCCCTGGAGGCCACGGATCCGGAGATGGCCGAGAGCATCCGCAAGAAGATGTTCACCTTCGACGATCTGGTCAAGCTCGACAACCGTTCGCTGCAGATGGTGCTGCGCGAGATCAACAACGACACCCTCACCCTGGCCCTCAAGTCGGCCTCCGAGGACATCAAGGCCAAGATTTTCAGCAACATCTCCCAGCGCGCCGCCGAGATGATCCAGGAAGACCTCGAAGCCATGGGGCCGGTGCGCGTCTCCGAGGTCGAAGCCATGCAGCAGATGATTTTGCAGGTGGCCCTCAAGCTCGAAGAGGAAGGTCAGCTGGTGATCCCGGGCCGCGGCGGGGAGGATGCCCTTGTCTAG
- a CDS encoding FliH/SctL family protein, translating into MFRLSEPAGLKTLRFLEFDAASGAEASGGLGLFVEENLAATATVIESVRTAPANAGATREQLAEAQRQGRQQALDEAAGELVRAADALSQALAEISRLRAELLKNSAEDMVRLVMAVAEQVIDAEIAVRPEFIQETLAKAMQHVLKADEYQIRVHPADLALVTERKPLFLAAQGANKNIRVEADASISRGGCVVDTSLGQVDATIESQLAEIRQRLLDHLGGG; encoded by the coding sequence GTGTTTCGCCTGAGCGAGCCGGCGGGGCTCAAGACCCTGCGCTTTCTCGAGTTCGATGCCGCGAGCGGCGCCGAGGCCTCGGGCGGGCTGGGCCTGTTCGTCGAGGAGAACCTGGCCGCCACTGCCACGGTGATCGAAAGCGTGCGCACCGCTCCCGCCAACGCCGGCGCGACGCGCGAGCAACTGGCCGAAGCCCAGCGCCAGGGGCGGCAGCAGGCTCTCGATGAAGCGGCCGGCGAGCTGGTGCGCGCCGCCGACGCCCTGAGTCAGGCCCTGGCGGAGATCAGCCGCCTGCGCGCGGAGCTGCTGAAAAACAGCGCCGAGGACATGGTGCGCCTGGTGATGGCGGTGGCCGAGCAGGTGATCGACGCCGAGATCGCCGTGCGCCCCGAGTTCATCCAGGAGACCCTGGCCAAGGCCATGCAGCACGTGCTCAAGGCCGATGAATATCAGATCCGCGTCCATCCCGCCGATCTGGCCCTGGTCACCGAGCGCAAGCCGCTGTTTCTCGCCGCCCAGGGCGCGAACAAGAACATTCGCGTCGAAGCCGATGCGAGCATTTCGCGCGGCGGCTGCGTGGTCGACACGAGCCTCGGCCAGGTGGATGCGACCATCGAGAGTCAACTCGCCGAGATTCGCCAGCGCCTGCTCGATCATCTCGGAGGCGGCTGA